The following are encoded together in the Desulfovermiculus halophilus DSM 18834 genome:
- a CDS encoding flavodoxin domain-containing protein — protein sequence MPKAVVIFASKTGETAEIGNLIAAGLREAGCEVDTFPADSLPGDDQLQTYAAYVLGSSVYNEQMLPDMDEVLTRLSRLPVQGRIGAAFGSYEWNEEVPGQIHTSMERDCGLRMAAPALALKPPMLGHMEEQARKLGRTVGKMLPADQ from the coding sequence ATGCCTAAGGCAGTGGTGATTTTCGCGTCCAAGACCGGAGAGACAGCCGAGATCGGCAACCTGATCGCAGCCGGCCTCAGGGAAGCCGGATGTGAGGTCGACACCTTCCCGGCCGACTCCCTTCCCGGCGACGATCAGCTCCAGACCTACGCCGCGTATGTCCTCGGGTCCTCAGTTTACAATGAACAGATGCTCCCGGACATGGATGAGGTTTTGACCCGTCTGTCCCGGCTGCCTGTTCAGGGCAGAATCGGGGCCGCCTTCGGATCCTACGAATGGAATGAGGAAGTGCCGGGTCAGATCCATACCAGCATGGAACGGGACTGCGGCCTGCGCATGGCCGCCCCGGCCCTGGCCTTGAAACCCCCTATGCTGGGGCATATGGAGGAGCAGGCCAGGAAGCTGGGACGGACGGTGGGAAAGATGCTGCCCGCAGATCAATGA
- a CDS encoding competence/damage-inducible protein A encodes MIHTEILATGDELRSGALVDTNSAWLSSRLEESGLAVRRHICVGDALSDLTAALAEMSSRAEVVLVTGGLGPTPDDLSAQAAAKLLDTELELCAEALEQVKAFFRSIGRDMPESNRRQAMLPRGAQMLPNPLGTAPGFSCVCTGCVLYFLPGVPQEMRRMYTQTVQPDLVRRFRNRLEPNSTRTLSAFGISESGAASALQDLGRKFPDLTLGFRVHFPEVQIKLTARGNSRDVHPLLDRAAAWVQARIGEYIFSATGQPIARVVEDLLRSRSSTLAVAESCTGGLISHWLTEIPGSSDIFALSAVTYANEAKTRILGVAEETLQRHGAVSEEVAREMARGVRLAGRAGLGLATTGIAGPAGGSEAKPVGTVCIGLSDQERTIARRFQFSYPSREANKKMFAMAALDLLRRRLTAGQENVNA; translated from the coding sequence ATGATCCATACTGAAATCCTGGCCACCGGGGATGAACTCCGCAGCGGCGCCCTGGTGGACACCAACTCGGCCTGGCTCTCCAGCCGGCTGGAGGAGAGCGGTCTGGCCGTGCGCCGGCATATCTGCGTGGGTGATGCGCTCAGTGATCTGACCGCCGCGCTTGCGGAGATGAGTTCCAGGGCGGAGGTGGTCCTGGTTACCGGAGGCCTGGGGCCCACCCCGGATGACTTGAGCGCACAGGCGGCCGCCAAGCTCCTGGACACAGAGCTGGAGCTGTGCGCTGAGGCCCTGGAGCAGGTCAAGGCCTTTTTCCGCTCCATTGGCCGGGACATGCCGGAGTCCAACCGGCGGCAGGCCATGCTGCCCCGGGGAGCGCAGATGCTGCCCAATCCCCTGGGCACAGCTCCGGGGTTTTCCTGTGTTTGCACCGGCTGCGTCCTGTACTTTCTGCCCGGCGTTCCCCAGGAAATGCGCCGGATGTACACCCAGACGGTCCAGCCCGATCTTGTCCGCCGCTTCCGGAACCGGCTTGAGCCCAACTCGACCCGCACCCTGTCCGCCTTCGGAATCAGCGAATCCGGCGCCGCGAGCGCTCTGCAGGATCTTGGCCGAAAGTTCCCGGACCTTACCCTCGGGTTCCGGGTCCATTTCCCGGAAGTCCAGATCAAGCTCACGGCCAGGGGGAACAGCCGGGATGTCCATCCCCTCCTCGACCGGGCCGCGGCCTGGGTTCAAGCCAGGATCGGAGAGTACATCTTCAGCGCCACGGGACAGCCCATTGCCCGCGTGGTGGAGGACCTGCTGCGCAGCCGTTCGTCCACTTTAGCCGTTGCCGAGAGCTGCACAGGCGGACTCATCAGCCACTGGCTGACCGAGATTCCCGGCAGCTCGGACATCTTCGCCCTGTCCGCAGTAACCTACGCCAATGAGGCCAAAACCCGCATCCTGGGTGTTGCCGAAGAGACCCTGCAGCGTCACGGCGCAGTCTCCGAGGAAGTGGCCAGAGAGATGGCCCGAGGCGTGCGCCTGGCCGGCAGAGCCGGCCTCGGCCTGGCCACCACCGGGATCGCGGGGCCTGCCGGGGGATCAGAGGCCAAGCCGGTGGGCACGGTATGCATCGGCCTGTCGGATCAAGAGCGGACCATTGCCCGCCGGTTCCAGTTCAGCTATCCTTCCCGGGAGGCAAATAAGAAAATGTTCGCCATGGCCGCATTGGACCTACTCAGGCGGCGCTTGACGGCGGGACAGGAGAATGTGAATGCCTAA